GATGGCCGGCTTCGGACACCAGCAGGTCGAGCGTGACGCTGGCGAGGTCGTCTGCGACGGGTTCGACCTCGGGGTCTTTTTCCATCGCGATCTGCTTGAGGTAGTGGCCGCAGCTGTCGCAGCACTCGGCCTTGACAGCGCCTTCGCGCGCGCCGGTGGCTGGCAGTTCCACGCCAGGTTGCGGGGAGAGCGATTCGAAGTGAATGCCCTTGGTGCTCTCGCAGTGCGTGCACTTGATGCGCACGTAGTGCCACTCGGTGCTGCACAGCGAACAGTGCAGGTAGCGAAAGCCCGCTTCGTCGGCGCCGATGCGCGTGATGCTCACGGTGGGCACGCTGCCGCAGCAGGGGCATTCGTTGCCGGGGTCGGTGCGGCCGAAGATGTTCTCGCCTTCGCGGTCGGCCACCTGCAGCACGAGCTGCGTCCAGTAGGCCTGCAGTCCTGCGGCAATCAATGGTGCGGCTGCGAGGTCGAGGCCGAACATGATGCGGCGCGAGAGCCGGTCGGCCTGCTCGTTGATCCACGCATCATCGGTCGCCACCACACGGTCGAGCGTGTCGCGCGCGGGGCCTTCGGGCAGCCGTGCGCGGAAGAGGCCGAGCAGACGGCGAAGCTCCTGCAGCCACACCGGATCGCGCGTCCAGCCGAAAGCGGGCATCGGCGGTTTCAGCACCTTCGATGCGGCTTCGAGCGAATCGGATTCGGGCAACGTGACCGGTGCGTAGTCCTGCAGCACCTGGTGCTGCGCCTGCGCAAGATCGGCGATGAAGATCAGGTACTCCCGCATCGAATGCGAAGCCGCGAGCTGGCGCAGCCGCAATTGCCTGTCGGAGAACACGAGGGACCGAACCGGCAAACGCAGGAACGGCATCTGCCGTCCGGCCTGCATCGCGATCTGTTCGGGATCGAGGATGCGGGTGGTCCGGATCGGCGGTGGGCTGCCGGTGGAACTCGTCATCGGGGCAGTATCACTCACCTCGCGTCATTTTGCGATGCCACAGAGGATGGTTGAGCTTGGCCCATCCCTCCGTGACGGTGCCGCGCGTCATCGCGCGCAGCGTGC
This is a stretch of genomic DNA from Variovorax paradoxus. It encodes these proteins:
- the fdhE gene encoding formate dehydrogenase accessory protein FdhE yields the protein MTSSTGSPPPIRTTRILDPEQIAMQAGRQMPFLRLPVRSLVFSDRQLRLRQLAASHSMREYLIFIADLAQAQHQVLQDYAPVTLPESDSLEAASKVLKPPMPAFGWTRDPVWLQELRRLLGLFRARLPEGPARDTLDRVVATDDAWINEQADRLSRRIMFGLDLAAAPLIAAGLQAYWTQLVLQVADREGENIFGRTDPGNECPCCGSVPTVSITRIGADEAGFRYLHCSLCSTEWHYVRIKCTHCESTKGIHFESLSPQPGVELPATGAREGAVKAECCDSCGHYLKQIAMEKDPEVEPVADDLASVTLDLLVSEAGHQRSGHNLMLLFGDPEIPDDGGGG